One stretch of Sebastes umbrosus isolate fSebUmb1 chromosome 5, fSebUmb1.pri, whole genome shotgun sequence DNA includes these proteins:
- the LOC119488112 gene encoding L-selectin-like: MKWILILLLGCFLAETTLGWTYHRSERTMNWTQARQWCQTKYTDMVVIQSQKENDYLVSWLPEKKNGQYYWIGITKNHINETWTWIGNNSTWVGEQSWAENEPNNDDITEFCVEIYVNKGHNRGKWNDEKCAKKKYVVCYEAQCKATSCDRGRCQETINNITCLYEPGFEGDQCQKAVECPPLSPPDNGYHSCPGGNLTSNTTCRFKCNLGFLITGSLDVTCGVTGVWSGPRPYCASYKEALLAVAGCGAASALGCICLCWMKRRKRKKLAQGRHLEESTSPSTEEQG; encoded by the exons ATCCTCCTCCTTG GTTGCTTCTTGGCCGAGACTACCTTGGGCTGGACATATCATCGCTCAGAGAGGACAATGAACTGGACCCAGGCCCGACAGTGGTGCCAGACCAAGTACACAGACATGGTGGTCATCCAAAGCCAGAAAGAGAACGACTATCTGGTCTCCTGGCtgccagagaaaaaaaacggtCAATATTATTGGATTGGAATCACTAAAAACCACATCAATGAAACTTGGACCTGGATCGGGAATAACAGCACGTGGGTCGGTGAGCAGTCGTGGGCAGAAAACGAGCCCAACAACGACGACATCACAGAGTTTTGCGTGGAGATCTACGTGAACAAGGGACATAACCGAGGGAAGTGGAATGATGAGAAATGTGCCAAGAAAAAATACGTTGTTTGTTATGAAG CCCAGTGTAAAGCAACATCATGTGACAGAGGGAGATGCCAGGAGACCATAAATAACATAACCTGCCTCTATGAACCTGGCTTTGAGGGAGACCAGTGCCAAAAAG CTGTGGAATGCCCCCCTCTGTCTCCCCCTGATAACGGATACCATAGCTGCCCGGGAGGAAACCTGACATCTAACACAACCTGTCGATTCAAATGCAACCTTGGCTTCCTGATAACAGGCTCGCTGGATGTTACCTGTGGGGTCACCGGGGTCTGGAGCGGCCCCAGACCTTATTGTGCAA GCTATAAAGAGGCTCTGTTGGCTGTAGCTGGGTGTGGCGCCGCCTCGGCCCTCGGCTGCATCTGTCTTTGCTGGATGAAGCGCAGAAAAA GAAAGAAACTTGCCCAAGGAAG GCATCTTGAAGAATCGACAAGTCCATCCACTGAGGAACAGGGATGA